The Candidatus Thiopontia autotrophica genome includes a region encoding these proteins:
- a CDS encoding RDD family protein has translation MSYAGFWKRVAAAIIDGVITTIGGFVIGFVFGMVMVVGGTDDPAVLEGMGNILGIILGWVYFAVMESSPTQGTLGKMALGIKVTDLEGNKIGFGKATGRHFGKIISALILLIGFIMVAFTQKKQGLHDMMAGCLVVNK, from the coding sequence ATGAGTTACGCAGGTTTTTGGAAGAGAGTAGCAGCAGCCATCATCGACGGAGTCATCACGACGATTGGTGGTTTCGTGATCGGCTTCGTGTTTGGCATGGTCATGGTGGTTGGTGGGACTGACGACCCCGCAGTTCTGGAAGGTATGGGGAATATACTTGGAATCATTCTTGGCTGGGTCTACTTTGCCGTGATGGAAAGCTCCCCCACCCAGGGAACCCTTGGGAAGATGGCTCTCGGCATTAAGGTGACTGATCTTGAAGGGAACAAGATCGGCTTTGGCAAAGCCACCGGAAGACACTTTGGCAAAATCATATCTGCCCTCATTTTGCTCATTGGCTTCATCATGGTCGCATTCACACAGAAGAAGCAAGGGCTTCACGACATGATGGCTGGCTGTCTCGTAGTAAACAAATGA
- a CDS encoding NapC/NirT family cytochrome c, whose product MESIECRVCGGRSSHTKVVRKIKASNELYHKMMGTIDTPEKFEEKRMELAQNVWKTMKDTDSRECRNCHGFDYMDFDKQEERSADRHDEAIENRDPDNEETHGEGETCIDCHKGIAHRLPEGYDPAEDDS is encoded by the coding sequence TTGGAGTCGATCGAGTGCCGCGTTTGCGGAGGCAGATCCAGCCACACAAAAGTAGTACGCAAGATCAAGGCATCCAATGAGCTCTACCACAAGATGATGGGGACTATAGATACTCCAGAGAAATTTGAAGAGAAACGGATGGAGTTGGCACAAAATGTCTGGAAAACAATGAAAGATACTGACTCAAGGGAGTGCAGAAACTGTCACGGCTTTGACTACATGGATTTTGATAAACAGGAAGAGCGTAGTGCAGACCGTCATGATGAGGCGATAGAGAACAGAGATCCGGATAATGAGGAGACTCATGGAGAGGGAGAGACCTGTATCGATTGTCACAAGGGAATCGCACATCGCCTGCCTGAGGGGTATGACCCTGCAGAGGATGACTCCTGA
- the napG gene encoding ferredoxin-type protein NapG, with protein sequence MGKRLGRREFMVESGRVVGGVSLLGAIISLFGKQAASMPAYAIRPPGAIAEESFLGACTRCGMCVSDCPYDILHLAELQEGVALGTPYFVAREIPCEMCDDIPCVRNCPTGALDRDMEDIEKAEMGIAVLVDRETCLNILGLRCDICYRVCPVMDEAISLERIPNLRTGTHTIFVPTVHSGRCTGCGLCEHACPLPVAAIKVLPETIAKGQMGEHYRLGWNEKEKAGKALVTPDIEHKYNLPEGFSYELMGEGLIEVPDR encoded by the coding sequence ATGGGGAAACGTCTGGGCCGTAGAGAGTTTATGGTCGAAAGTGGAAGAGTGGTCGGTGGAGTTTCCCTGCTGGGGGCAATTATAAGCCTCTTTGGCAAACAGGCTGCATCAATGCCAGCTTATGCCATCAGGCCGCCAGGGGCAATTGCGGAAGAGAGCTTTCTTGGGGCCTGTACACGTTGTGGGATGTGTGTAAGTGATTGTCCTTACGATATTCTTCACCTTGCCGAACTTCAGGAGGGGGTTGCTCTTGGCACTCCATATTTTGTTGCACGTGAAATACCATGCGAGATGTGTGATGACATTCCCTGTGTCCGTAACTGTCCGACTGGAGCATTGGACAGGGATATGGAGGATATTGAAAAAGCAGAGATGGGGATAGCAGTTCTTGTTGACCGCGAGACATGCCTGAATATTCTGGGGCTGCGTTGTGATATCTGCTACCGGGTCTGTCCGGTTATGGATGAGGCCATTAGTCTGGAGCGGATCCCCAATCTTCGTACGGGCACCCATACTATTTTTGTTCCCACAGTTCACTCCGGCCGCTGTACTGGCTGCGGTCTCTGTGAGCATGCCTGCCCACTTCCTGTGGCAGCAATCAAAGTACTTCCTGAAACTATAGCTAAGGGGCAGATGGGAGAACACTATCGTCTGGGATGGAATGAAAAGGAGAAGGCAGGCAAGGCTCTGGTTACCCCAGATATTGAGCATAAATACAATCTCCCTGAGGGGTTCAGTTATGAGCTAATGGGCGAGGGTCTGATTGAGGTGCCGGACAGATGA
- the napH gene encoding quinol dehydrogenase ferredoxin subunit NapH yields MARKEIGAAAIEEKGWIRSHKWLLMRRISQLSIIGLFLLGPLASIWFLGRLEEEFWIIKGNLASSVVLDTIPLTDPFIYLQTLFAGQAFEATALVGALIVTIFYLVVGGRVYCSWVCPMNMVTDAAGWLRRRLGIKKKCDSSPNIRFWILGMVMIIAMFSGIMLWELINPVTLLQRSIFYGFGMGWIIVVTLFFYDLLWSRNGWCGHLCPMGAFYSLLGKFSLLRVRAAERAACDDCMDCFAVCPEPQVIRPALKGESGESPVIDHSQCTNCGRCIDICGPDVFSFGSRFNNRQYDL; encoded by the coding sequence ATGGCACGTAAGGAGATTGGCGCAGCAGCAATCGAAGAGAAGGGGTGGATCCGTTCCCACAAGTGGCTACTAATGAGGAGGATATCCCAGCTCTCCATTATAGGGCTGTTTCTGCTCGGTCCATTAGCCTCAATCTGGTTTTTGGGGAGGCTGGAAGAGGAGTTCTGGATCATCAAGGGCAACCTGGCATCCAGTGTAGTGCTGGATACAATTCCACTAACTGATCCCTTCATCTACCTGCAGACTCTGTTTGCAGGACAGGCCTTTGAGGCAACAGCCCTGGTTGGCGCTCTGATTGTGACAATCTTCTACCTGGTAGTGGGTGGACGAGTCTACTGCTCTTGGGTCTGTCCCATGAATATGGTGACCGATGCGGCGGGCTGGTTACGGCGCAGACTAGGGATAAAGAAAAAATGTGACTCCTCCCCCAATATTCGCTTCTGGATTCTTGGGATGGTGATGATCATAGCCATGTTCAGCGGTATTATGTTATGGGAACTGATAAATCCAGTCACTCTGTTGCAGCGAAGTATCTTCTATGGTTTTGGAATGGGTTGGATTATTGTGGTTACTCTCTTTTTCTACGATCTACTCTGGAGTCGTAATGGGTGGTGCGGTCACCTATGCCCTATGGGTGCTTTTTACAGTCTGTTGGGAAAATTCAGCCTGCTACGGGTACGTGCAGCAGAGCGCGCTGCCTGTGACGACTGTATGGACTGTTTTGCTGTCTGCCCGGAGCCTCAGGTTATAAGGCCGGCACTCAAGGGGGAGAGTGGAGAGAGCCCGGTCATTGATCACTCTCAGTGCACCAACTGTGGCCGCTGTATCGATATATGTGGACCAGATGTGTTTAGTTTTGGGAGTAGATTTAACAACAGACAGTATGATTTATAA
- a CDS encoding protein nirF: protein MRNNLLIPIIILLGTIHTSLLACETRGTGDLGIIIERASGSVQIVDTTERISLGRVEELGDLSHASAVYSRDARYAFIFGRDGGLTKIDLLCKKIEKRIIQGGNSIGGAISQDGRWVAVSNYEPGGVRIFDSKTLELVADIEATALSEQKRSRTVGLVDAPGNHFVFSLFDSGEIWLIKMSDDGSSSIKKFTDIGRQPYDGLITPDGRIYIAGLFGEDGLALLDLWHPENGVKRILDHYGRGEQKLPVYKMPHLEGWAEAGDKTFLPAVGRHELLVVDSGSWQESGRIQVHSQPVFAISRPDGRQIWVNFAFPHNDTLQIIDAESLNIIHQMHPGKGVLHMEFTPRGEEVWVSVRDKNLVEIYDTETFELLKSLPMESPSGIFFTNRAGQIGL from the coding sequence ATGAGAAATAACCTGTTGATACCAATAATTATCCTGCTGGGAACTATTCATACCTCACTGCTCGCCTGTGAGACCAGAGGAACCGGCGACCTTGGCATAATAATCGAACGTGCCAGTGGCTCTGTGCAGATAGTCGATACCACAGAACGTATATCACTGGGAAGAGTTGAGGAGCTTGGTGACCTCTCCCACGCCTCCGCTGTCTACTCTCGCGATGCACGCTACGCCTTTATCTTCGGTAGAGATGGTGGCCTCACCAAGATTGACCTGCTCTGCAAAAAGATAGAAAAACGTATTATTCAGGGCGGCAACAGTATTGGTGGGGCAATTTCTCAGGACGGCAGATGGGTTGCTGTATCAAACTATGAGCCTGGTGGTGTACGCATTTTTGACAGCAAAACCCTTGAGCTGGTAGCAGATATCGAGGCAACTGCACTCTCAGAGCAGAAGAGGTCTCGCACGGTTGGTCTGGTAGATGCCCCCGGAAACCATTTTGTATTCAGTCTGTTTGATAGTGGCGAGATATGGCTTATCAAGATGAGTGATGATGGCTCATCATCCATCAAAAAATTCACCGATATCGGCCGACAACCATATGATGGATTGATTACTCCTGATGGCCGAATCTACATTGCCGGGCTGTTTGGCGAGGATGGGCTCGCCCTGCTCGATCTCTGGCACCCGGAAAATGGGGTGAAACGTATTCTTGACCACTATGGACGTGGCGAACAGAAACTCCCGGTATACAAAATGCCTCATCTTGAGGGGTGGGCAGAGGCTGGAGATAAAACATTTCTGCCAGCTGTGGGCCGTCACGAACTACTGGTTGTTGATAGCGGAAGCTGGCAAGAGAGCGGACGAATTCAGGTACATAGCCAGCCCGTATTTGCCATAAGCCGTCCGGATGGCCGTCAGATCTGGGTAAATTTTGCATTCCCGCACAACGACACCCTGCAAATTATTGATGCAGAGAGTCTGAATATAATCCACCAGATGCACCCAGGCAAAGGGGTTCTGCATATGGAGTTCACCCCCAGAGGTGAAGAGGTATGGGTTTCAGTGCGTGACAAAAACTTGGTAGAGATCTATGACACAGAGACATTTGAGCTACTGAAGAGCCTGCCAATGGAGAGCCCCAGCGGCATCTTCTTTACCAACCGTGCCGGGCAGATCGGGCTTTAG
- a CDS encoding cytochrome c has product MKYLSLLLIPLLITISPVSIGAGDNSSDNGLTEKRKAEIAHMVKQDCGSCHGLTLKGGLGPSLDPVRLNLYPENFLEITISHGRPGTPMPPWAPILTGNEIHYIATHLLQGTWYEK; this is encoded by the coding sequence ATGAAATATCTATCTCTCCTGCTGATTCCACTCCTCATCACAATCTCTCCCGTATCTATTGGGGCTGGAGATAACAGCTCAGATAATGGCCTGACTGAAAAGAGGAAGGCCGAGATTGCCCATATGGTCAAACAGGATTGTGGCTCATGCCATGGCCTGACCCTAAAGGGAGGATTGGGCCCAAGTCTGGATCCGGTCCGGCTCAACCTATACCCTGAGAATTTTCTGGAGATAACCATATCTCATGGCCGTCCCGGCACTCCAATGCCTCCATGGGCCCCTATTTTAACCGGCAATGAGATCCACTATATTGCTACACATCTACTGCAAGGCACCTGGTATGAGAAATAA
- the cobA gene encoding uroporphyrinogen-III C-methyltransferase produces MNKSINREPVVSLIGAGPGDPDLLTIKALRRIEQAEVVVHDRLVSQEILDLIPQGVPRIYAGKSCGKHSMTQDEINQTLVNLAKNGRSVVRLKGGDPFIFGRGSEEALVLKREKIRFEIVPGITSGIAASAYAGIPVTHRSLSRGVLFVTGHFKNDEAVELDWRGMANPELTLVIYMGLHNLSMIADNLTRHGLSADTPVAVIENGTSREQRKAIATLHTIEDAVKREGLKSPALIVVGKVVKLSDELDWFGMVDEELNPSATTSLHG; encoded by the coding sequence ATGAACAAGAGTATTAATAGAGAACCGGTAGTTTCCCTGATTGGTGCCGGCCCTGGAGACCCAGACCTACTTACAATCAAGGCATTACGACGTATTGAGCAGGCTGAGGTAGTAGTTCATGACCGTCTGGTAAGCCAGGAAATTCTTGATCTTATACCCCAGGGGGTGCCACGCATATATGCAGGCAAGAGTTGTGGCAAACACTCAATGACCCAGGATGAGATAAATCAGACCCTGGTTAATCTTGCCAAAAATGGGCGTAGTGTTGTTAGACTCAAGGGAGGTGATCCATTTATCTTCGGTCGTGGCAGTGAGGAGGCTCTTGTTCTCAAGAGAGAGAAGATCCGATTTGAGATCGTCCCGGGAATCACCTCTGGAATTGCCGCCTCAGCATATGCCGGGATCCCGGTCACTCATAGATCACTCTCCAGGGGAGTTCTATTCGTTACCGGGCACTTCAAGAATGATGAGGCTGTTGAGCTGGATTGGAGAGGAATGGCCAACCCGGAATTAACCCTTGTGATCTACATGGGGCTGCATAATCTATCCATGATTGCTGACAATCTAACCAGACATGGACTCTCTGCCGACACCCCTGTCGCTGTTATCGAGAACGGCACATCTAGGGAGCAACGCAAGGCTATTGCAACCCTCCACACCATTGAAGATGCGGTCAAAAGAGAGGGGTTAAAATCCCCTGCCCTGATTGTTGTAGGCAAGGTTGTAAAACTCAGTGACGAGCTTGACTGGTTTGGGATGGTTGATGAAGAGTTGAACCCATCTGCCACCACTTCCCTGCATGGCTAA
- a CDS encoding c-type cytochrome, with translation MIDGKKRSFKRGATLGLAIAITLGLSGCGDSGDSGASKTAAPAPAPAAAPAPAPVPAAPVKVAASGPSLSEADFEHSKKLYFQRCAGCHGVLRKGATGKSLEPKDTRELGQERLEKILTYGTDGGMNNFDDIFSKEEISMMATYIQLEPPIPPEMSLAMMKERTEVFIDPKDYPTKPLHGRNWENFFVVIERDAGKAAVIDGDTKEIIDHIDTGYAVHVIKATEHHETEHPVGGVAGRFWYTMGRDGVMSKIDLWQNPGSMLVAKTQIAYDARDVAISGDGKYVIGGGYWPPHFVIADAVTMEPLKVVSTRGVNVDGEYVNESRVAAVYTTPNEPTFLVAVKELGQMWQVDYSDIENLDITKIDSAKFLHDGFFDPTGRYFQIAANASNKMVVVDTKTRKLEAMIDTTGKKPHPGPGANWDDPKHGPVGATVHLGTGMVTVWGNDPAGTPSKAWKIVREIETDGAGAFIRTHPNSKYVWADQVKNPEPEIQQSVQVISKETGEIVKTIRVTEEQGKAALHIEFNKDGSEAWVSVWNRTDNSNPTGEIVVYDADTLEEKARIKGLTTPTGKFNVYSRTNHVT, from the coding sequence ATGATTGATGGTAAGAAGAGGAGTTTCAAGAGGGGTGCAACCCTGGGTCTGGCAATAGCCATTACTCTGGGATTATCAGGGTGTGGTGACTCTGGTGATTCAGGCGCATCAAAAACGGCAGCACCAGCACCGGCTCCAGCAGCAGCCCCAGCACCGGCTCCTGTCCCAGCAGCACCAGTCAAGGTGGCTGCGTCCGGGCCATCACTATCAGAGGCTGATTTTGAGCACTCCAAGAAGCTCTACTTCCAGCGCTGTGCAGGTTGTCACGGTGTACTGAGAAAAGGGGCGACAGGCAAGAGTCTGGAGCCAAAAGATACTCGTGAGCTAGGTCAGGAGCGTCTGGAGAAGATTCTGACTTACGGAACAGACGGTGGAATGAACAACTTTGATGATATCTTCAGCAAGGAAGAGATCTCAATGATGGCCACCTACATTCAGTTGGAGCCACCAATTCCACCAGAGATGTCACTGGCGATGATGAAGGAGCGTACCGAGGTATTTATTGATCCCAAGGACTATCCAACCAAGCCACTACATGGACGTAACTGGGAGAACTTCTTCGTAGTTATCGAGCGTGATGCTGGTAAGGCAGCAGTAATCGATGGTGATACCAAAGAGATTATCGACCATATTGACACTGGTTACGCAGTACACGTAATCAAGGCTACCGAGCACCATGAGACCGAGCATCCTGTTGGCGGTGTTGCCGGACGCTTCTGGTACACAATGGGTCGTGATGGCGTAATGAGCAAGATCGATCTGTGGCAGAACCCAGGAAGCATGCTGGTTGCCAAGACCCAGATTGCATATGATGCACGTGATGTTGCGATCTCTGGAGATGGTAAATATGTAATTGGTGGAGGCTACTGGCCACCACACTTCGTAATTGCCGATGCTGTTACCATGGAGCCACTGAAGGTAGTATCCACTCGTGGGGTAAATGTTGATGGTGAGTATGTAAATGAGTCACGTGTAGCTGCGGTCTACACCACTCCAAACGAGCCAACCTTCCTGGTTGCGGTCAAGGAGCTGGGGCAGATGTGGCAGGTTGACTACAGTGATATCGAGAATTTGGATATCACCAAAATCGACTCTGCGAAGTTCCTCCATGATGGATTCTTTGATCCAACCGGACGTTACTTCCAGATTGCGGCAAATGCATCCAACAAGATGGTTGTAGTAGATACCAAGACCCGCAAGCTTGAGGCGATGATTGATACCACTGGCAAGAAGCCACACCCTGGCCCTGGTGCAAACTGGGATGATCCAAAACATGGTCCTGTAGGTGCTACGGTCCATCTGGGAACAGGTATGGTAACTGTATGGGGTAATGATCCAGCCGGTACACCAAGCAAGGCCTGGAAGATCGTACGTGAGATTGAGACTGATGGAGCAGGTGCATTTATCCGTACCCATCCAAACTCCAAGTATGTATGGGCAGATCAGGTCAAGAACCCTGAGCCTGAGATACAGCAGTCTGTACAGGTTATCTCCAAGGAGACCGGCGAGATCGTCAAGACTATCCGGGTAACTGAAGAGCAGGGCAAGGCGGCACTCCATATTGAGTTTAACAAGGATGGAAGTGAGGCTTGGGTATCTGTCTGGAACCGTACAGATAACTCTAACCCAACTGGTGAGATCGTAGTCTACGATGCAGATACTCTTGAAGAGAAGGCTCGTATCAAGGGGCTGACCACACCAACCGGTAAGTTCAACGTTTATAGTAGAACTAACCACGTAACTTGA
- a CDS encoding c-type cytochrome, giving the protein MKKLSLTALSLAVGVAMGGVGTTVSAGPSLSEADFEHSKKLYFQRCAGCHGVLRKGATGKSLEPKDTRELGQERLEKILTYGTDGGMNNFDDIFSKEEISMMATYIQLEPPIPPEMSLAMMKERTEVFIDPKDYPTKPLHGRNWENFFVVIERDAGKAAVIDGDTKEIIDHIDTGYAVHVIKATEHHETEHPVGGVAGRFWYTMGRDGVMSKIDLWQNPGSMLVAKTQIAYDARDVAISGDGKYVIGGGYWPPHFVIADAVTMEPLKVVSTRGVNVDGEYVNESRVAAVYTTPNEPTFLVAVKELGQMWQVDYSDIENLDITKIDSAKFLHDGFFDPTGRYFQIAANASNKMVVVDTKTRKLEAMIDTTGKKPHPGPGANWDDPKHGPVGATVHLGTGMVTVWGNDPAGTPSKAWKIVREIETDGAGAFIRTHPNSKYVWADQVKNPEPEIQQSVQVISKETGEIVKTIRVTEEQGKAALHIEFNKDGSEAWVSVWNRTDNSNPTGEIVVYDADTLEEKARIKGLTTPTGKFNVYSRTNHVT; this is encoded by the coding sequence ATGAAGAAATTATCATTGACTGCATTAAGTCTTGCAGTAGGTGTTGCAATGGGAGGGGTTGGCACTACAGTAAGTGCTGGGCCATCACTATCAGAGGCTGATTTTGAGCACTCCAAGAAGCTCTACTTCCAGCGCTGTGCAGGTTGTCACGGTGTACTGAGAAAAGGGGCGACAGGCAAGAGTCTGGAGCCAAAAGATACTCGTGAGCTAGGTCAGGAGCGTCTGGAGAAGATTCTGACTTACGGAACAGACGGTGGAATGAACAACTTTGATGATATCTTCAGCAAGGAAGAGATCTCAATGATGGCCACCTACATTCAGTTGGAGCCACCAATTCCACCAGAGATGTCACTGGCGATGATGAAGGAGCGTACCGAGGTATTTATTGATCCCAAGGACTATCCAACCAAGCCACTACATGGACGTAACTGGGAGAACTTCTTCGTAGTTATCGAGCGTGATGCTGGTAAGGCAGCAGTAATCGATGGTGATACCAAAGAGATTATCGACCATATTGACACTGGTTACGCAGTACACGTAATCAAGGCTACCGAGCACCATGAGACCGAGCATCCTGTTGGCGGTGTTGCCGGACGCTTCTGGTACACAATGGGTCGTGATGGCGTAATGAGCAAGATCGATCTGTGGCAGAACCCAGGAAGCATGCTGGTTGCCAAGACCCAGATTGCATATGATGCACGTGATGTTGCGATCTCTGGAGATGGTAAATATGTAATTGGTGGAGGCTACTGGCCACCACACTTCGTAATTGCCGATGCTGTTACCATGGAGCCACTGAAGGTAGTATCCACTCGTGGGGTAAATGTTGATGGTGAGTATGTAAATGAGTCACGTGTAGCTGCGGTCTACACCACTCCAAACGAGCCAACCTTCCTGGTTGCGGTCAAGGAGCTGGGGCAGATGTGGCAGGTTGACTACAGTGATATCGAGAATTTGGATATCACCAAAATCGACTCTGCGAAGTTCCTCCATGATGGATTCTTTGATCCAACCGGACGTTACTTCCAGATTGCGGCAAATGCATCCAACAAGATGGTTGTAGTAGATACCAAGACCCGCAAGCTTGAGGCGATGATTGATACCACTGGCAAGAAGCCACACCCTGGCCCTGGTGCAAACTGGGATGATCCAAAACATGGTCCTGTAGGTGCTACGGTCCATCTGGGAACAGGTATGGTAACTGTATGGGGTAATGATCCAGCCGGTACACCAAGCAAGGCCTGGAAGATCGTACGTGAGATTGAGACTGATGGAGCAGGTGCATTTATCCGTACCCATCCAAACTCCAAGTATGTATGGGCAGATCAGGTCAAGAACCCTGAGCCTGAGATACAGCAGTCTGTACAGGTTATCTCCAAGGAGACCGGCGAGATCGTCAAGACTATCCGGGTAACTGAAGAGCAGGGCAAGGCGGCACTCCATATTGAGTTTAACAAGGATGGAAGTGAGGCTTGGGTATCTGTCTGGAACCGTACAGATAACTCTAACCCAACTGGTGAGATCGTAGTCTACGATGCAGATACTCTTGAAGAGAAGGCTCGTATCAAGGGGCTGACCACACCAACCGGTAAGTTCAACGTTTATAGTAGAACTAACCACGTAACCTAA
- a CDS encoding NapC/NirT family cytochrome c produces MPIPERPSFKERIKVLFSRRLILNTTLGGGLVFALFGIIFWGGFNTAMEVTNTLEFCISCHEMEDNVYKEYQKTIHYANRTGVRATCSDCHVPDPWIHKVARKIEASNEVLHKMLGTIDTPEKFDAKRLQLAKNVWRSMKSTDSRECRNCHNFEAMNGDMQKPRAMNQHTNALRSGQTCIDCHKGIAHKGVHKLLSDEEKEAMEAPDESLAKPEAKLFQLADLDPVAAAAAKAAAEKAAAEAAAEAAASAQAGNWETIVGREIHLIYPGQTSIEWVLNGTDHGGANAFKKGGDRCVTCHDKEAKIMGDRIVGGTHEKAMEPTPIAGKRGGVPVMVKAAHDGDNLYMQFTWHDVDHHTAGHKSVVEAERMDPENPVKLAIMFATDQVEFADRSGCWGTCHHDANGMPHQPEGTDVTKYTKESRTKIEVKGRRGKKRGGWDKLRKPEEIKAALDQKKIMDLVRYKAGSNQAEDGMILASRDMSGNSDDLEFEGKRDDQGNWVVEMKRKLNSGDADDLSLALDQVYNFGFAIHDDYTNGRFHHVSFGYKLGFDDPKAEINAVKW; encoded by the coding sequence ATGCCGATTCCTGAAAGACCAAGTTTCAAAGAGAGAATAAAGGTGCTGTTTTCGCGTCGTTTGATCCTCAATACGACACTTGGAGGTGGTCTGGTGTTTGCCCTGTTTGGAATTATCTTTTGGGGTGGATTCAATACGGCAATGGAGGTAACAAATACCCTGGAGTTCTGTATCTCATGTCATGAGATGGAGGACAATGTATACAAGGAGTACCAAAAGACTATCCACTATGCGAATCGTACTGGAGTACGGGCAACCTGTTCGGATTGTCATGTGCCTGATCCATGGATACATAAGGTAGCCAGAAAGATTGAGGCCAGTAACGAGGTGTTACACAAGATGTTGGGGACTATTGATACCCCTGAAAAGTTTGATGCAAAACGTCTGCAGTTGGCAAAAAATGTATGGCGTTCGATGAAGAGTACTGACTCCAGAGAGTGTCGGAACTGTCACAATTTTGAGGCGATGAATGGAGACATGCAGAAGCCTCGTGCGATGAATCAACATACCAATGCGCTCAGGTCAGGACAGACCTGTATCGACTGCCATAAGGGTATTGCGCACAAAGGGGTTCATAAGCTGTTGAGTGATGAAGAGAAGGAGGCGATGGAGGCCCCTGATGAGTCACTGGCGAAACCTGAGGCAAAACTGTTCCAGCTGGCTGATCTGGATCCGGTAGCTGCGGCAGCAGCCAAGGCTGCAGCAGAGAAGGCAGCAGCAGAGGCAGCAGCAGAGGCAGCAGCCTCGGCCCAGGCAGGTAATTGGGAGACTATTGTGGGACGAGAGATTCACCTCATCTATCCTGGCCAGACATCCATAGAGTGGGTGCTGAATGGAACAGATCACGGTGGAGCAAATGCCTTTAAAAAGGGTGGAGATCGATGCGTTACCTGTCATGACAAAGAGGCCAAGATTATGGGCGACCGTATAGTTGGTGGCACGCATGAGAAGGCGATGGAGCCAACTCCGATTGCTGGCAAGCGGGGTGGAGTTCCTGTCATGGTGAAGGCCGCTCATGATGGCGATAATCTATACATGCAGTTTACCTGGCATGATGTTGACCACCATACAGCGGGGCATAAGTCGGTTGTTGAGGCTGAGCGGATGGATCCCGAGAACCCTGTCAAGCTGGCGATAATGTTTGCGACCGATCAAGTAGAGTTTGCAGACCGTTCAGGATGTTGGGGAACTTGTCACCATGATGCCAATGGCATGCCCCATCAGCCAGAGGGTACAGATGTAACCAAGTACACCAAGGAGTCACGCACCAAGATTGAGGTCAAGGGGCGTCGTGGCAAGAAGCGTGGTGGCTGGGACAAGTTGAGAAAGCCTGAAGAGATTAAGGCTGCACTTGATCAGAAAAAGATCATGGATCTTGTGCGCTACAAGGCTGGCAGCAACCAGGCAGAAGATGGAATGATCCTGGCCAGCCGTGATATGAGTGGTAACAGTGATGACCTTGAGTTTGAGGGCAAGAGAGATGACCAGGGAAACTGGGTGGTAGAGATGAAGCGTAAGCTGAATTCCGGTGATGCAGATGATCTGTCACTGGCGCTGGACCAAGTCTATAATTTTGGTTTTGCTATCCATGATGACTACACCAATGGACGCTTCCACCATGTCTCATTTGGTTACAAGCTTGGGTTTGATGACCCAAAAGCGGAGATCAATGCTGTAAAATGGTGA
- a CDS encoding cupredoxin domain-containing protein — MIIINYRPLMLLLGGLFFVSGCSNDLPVPKVVEIEIINYGYQPQTVTINPGDTVRWINREKRQYHSVKLDGDGGGGSVNSEYLFPGESWEHTFSQEGVYNYMCGPHSEMVGAVKVKSLI, encoded by the coding sequence ATGATAATTATTAATTACAGGCCTCTCATGCTTCTGCTGGGAGGCCTTTTTTTTGTTTCAGGATGTTCAAATGATCTGCCTGTGCCAAAGGTGGTTGAGATTGAGATCATTAATTATGGATACCAACCACAAACTGTGACCATTAATCCCGGTGATACAGTACGCTGGATTAACCGTGAGAAGAGACAGTACCACTCGGTAAAACTTGATGGTGATGGTGGCGGTGGTTCGGTTAATTCAGAGTATCTCTTTCCTGGGGAGAGCTGGGAGCATACCTTCAGTCAAGAAGGGGTGTACAACTATATGTGTGGCCCACATTCGGAAATGGTTGGAGCTGTGAAGGTGAAATCACTCATCTAG